Proteins from a genomic interval of Papaver somniferum cultivar HN1 chromosome 4, ASM357369v1, whole genome shotgun sequence:
- the LOC113276270 gene encoding serine hydroxymethyltransferase, mitochondrial-like: MRFEFQQKIWKKKRGAVLEENRGTRNINGRMQDAHWNLMMEGSKTDTKKISAVSMFFETMLYRLDENTCYIDYDQLEKSATLFRPKLIVAGASAYSRFYDYARIHQVCDKQKAILLADMAHISGLVAAGSSHPHLSMLIW, translated from the exons ATGAG GTTCGAGTTTCAGCAGAAGATTTGGAAAAAGAAAAGAGGTGCTGTTTTGGAAGAAAATAGAGGAACTCGCAATATTAATGGTCGGATGCAAGATGCACACTGGAATTTGATGATGGAAGGATCAAAG ACTGACACCAAAAAGATATCCGCCGTGTCTATGTTTTTTGAGACAATGCTATACCGATTGGATGAGAACACGTGTTACATTGATTATGATCAG TTGGAGAAAAGCGCTACACTCTTCAGGCCAAAACTGATAGTTGCTGGTGCAAGTGCTTATTCACGCTTCTATGATTATGCACGCATTCACCAG GTGTGCGACAAGCAAAAGGCTATATTGTTGGCAGATATGGCACATATCAGTGGTCTTGTTGCTGCTGGGTCATCCCATCCCCATTTGAGTATGCTGATATGGTGA